From the genome of Oxyura jamaicensis isolate SHBP4307 breed ruddy duck chromosome 2, BPBGC_Ojam_1.0, whole genome shotgun sequence, one region includes:
- the ACOT13 gene encoding acyl-coenzyme A thioesterase 13: protein MTGGVGLAAEGLREAIKYMVESQGFDRVLRKIKLLSATPGKVVCELKVEEEHTNRGGTLHGGLTATLVDVVSTAALLHTERAAPGVSVDMNITYTSAAKIGEDVLITAQILKQGRNIAFATVDLTNKATGKLIAQGRHTKYLGN from the exons atGACGGGCGGCGTGGGCTTGGCGGCCGAGGGCTTGCGGGAAGCCATAAAGTACATGGTGGAGTCGCAGGGCTTCGACAGGGTGCTCCGCAAG ATAAAACTTCTTTCTGCAACCCCGGGAAAAGTTGTATGTGAATTGAAAGTAGAGGAGGAACACACCAACAGAGGTGGCACGTTACACGGAGGCTTGACAGCCACGCTCGTGGATGTGGTATCCACAGCAGCGTTGCTGCACACGGAAAGAGCAGCGCCAGGGGTCAGCGTGGACATGAACATCAC ATACACTTCAGCTGCTAAGATTGGAGAAGATGTACTGATTACAGCTCAGATTTTGaagcaaggaagaaatattGCATTTGCCACTGTGGATTTAACAAATAAGGCAACAGGGAAGTTAATTGCACAAGGAAGACATACAAAGTATCTAGGAAATTAA